A genomic stretch from Plasmodium cynomolgi strain B DNA, chromosome 8, whole genome shotgun sequence includes:
- a CDS encoding RNA-binding protein (putative), translated as MGIFDKIRSVEKLNEAELKNIGNDQTSWHDQYKDSSYIYIGNLDSRLTEGDIVIVFSQFGEPIDVNLVRDKETGKSKGYCFLSYEDQRSTVLAVDNFNGYKLLDRPLVVDHILNYRLPQKYANDDGKNEYKPTGAEGQGIGVYNVIESEINLTKTFDKIRNKQNEEKRKKLMDEDELWALNFEKSQKEGTPWREIRVAKKVQTEGQKK; from the exons atgggcatattTGATAAAATCCGGAGCGtcgaaaaattgaacgaaGCGGAGCTGAAGAATATTGGAAATGATCAAACCTCGTGGCACGACCAGTATAAGGACTCCAGTTACATCTACATAG GCAACCTGGACAGCAGACTAACCGAAGGAGACATCGTTATCGTATTTTCGCAGTTTGGCGAACCGATAGACGTTAACCTGGTGCGAGACAAGGAGACAG GAAAATCCAAGGGGTATTGCTTCCTATCGTATGAGGACCAGCGCAGCACAGTGCTAGCGGTAGATAATTTTAACGGATACAAGCTGCTGGACCGACCTCTAGTGGTTGACcacattttaaattacaGGCTCCCCCAAAAATATGCCAACGACGAT ggaaaaaacgaatacaAGCCAACCGGCGCCGAGGGACAAGGAATAGGCGTGTACAACGTTATCGAGAGCGAAATAAATTTGACCAAGACGTTCGATAAAATACGGAATAAACAGAATGAGGAAAAACGGAAGAAACTGATGGATGAAGATGAATTGTGGGCCCTCAACTTTGAAAAATC ACAAAAGGAAGGGACGCCATGGAGAGAGATCCGTGTCGCCAAAAAGGTACAAACAGAgggacagaaaaaatga
- a CDS encoding hypothetical protein (putative), with translation MKKKIDKTVTKKTISWDEVTINEQDKERGSRMKILEPNTPFNFILMDSASEDEASKFGDSKGQSEVQQNNIANDLIDKLNQLVEKQESKAVANIDFKEKRKKHYNEYKMLQKLRKSGTFDEIDEEYKLEEHDSGGERAHIQEMEE, from the exons atgaaaaagaaaatcgatAAAACGGTTAC aaaaaaaaccatatCATGGGATGAAGTCACCATTAATGAACAAGACAAGGAAAGAGGCTCGAGGATGAAAATCCTGGAGCCGAACACACcgttcaattttattttgatg GATAGCGCTTCGGAAGATGAAGCCTCTAAATTCGGAGACTCAAAGGGACAAAGCGAAGTGCAG CAAAACAACATAGCGAACGACCTAATAGACAAGCTGAACCAGCTGGTGGAGAAGCAGGAGAGCAAAGCCGTCGCCAACATTGACTTCAAGGAAAAGCGCAAGAAGCATTACAACGAGTACAAGATGCTGCAGAAGTTGAG AAAGTCGGGAACGTTCGACGAAATCGACGAGGAGTATAAGCTTGAAGAACATGACTCGGGTGGGGAACGTGCGCACATTCAGGAAATGGAAGAGTAG
- a CDS encoding hypothetical protein (putative), which yields MARQRCPAKWLHLSSIRGIQACLKKTDKQETETDAENTNEKNSYNNIRNEMVLSFICFNNTEYMHEYLTVEKVQKLKWERLESASVSVSEAASVTEAASVTEAASVTEPKESHPGGGETGKCSSTAHSECKNGKMENFRSNKDELLPLENYFTNILTIESGQVGLFCIDSIKHSADLLFQKHGMNDMSSREQLNNLFNQNMNDLYPWFDKICNLTMSSSVAVIDFIDMPIGCVCLSSSDCVVNYLCEVVRDEVTDEVWAIRVNFLSPLK from the exons ATGGCGCGGCAGAGGTGCCCAGCAAAATGGCTTCACCTGTCGAGCATCCGCGGGAT TCAGGCGTGTTTGAAGAAGACAGACAAGCAAGAAACCGAAACGGATGCAGAAAATACGAACGAGAAGAACTCGTACAATAATATCAGGAACGAAATGGTCCTATCGTTCATTTGTTTTAATAACACAGAGTACATGCACGAGTATTTAACTGTGGAAAAGGTGCAGAagttaaaatgggaaaggcTGGAGTCAGCATCAGTGTCAGTGTCAGAGGCAGCATCGGTGACAGAGGCAGCATCGGTGACAGAGGCAGCATCAGTGACAGAGCCAAAAGAAAGTcacccaggggggggagaaacagGCAAGTGTAGCAGCACTGCACATAGcgaatgcaaaaatggaaaaatggaaaattttcgtAGCAATAAGGATGAACTCCTCCCActggaaaattattttacaaatattctGACAATCGAAAGTGGACAGGTTGGTTTATTTTGCATTGACTCCATAAAGCACAGCGCTGACCTGCTGTTTCAAAAACACGGAATGAATGACATGAGCAGTAGGGAACAGctgaataatttattcaaCCAAAACATGAACGATCTTTATCCTTGGTTCGataaaatttgcaatttaACCATGTCTTCCTCAGTCGCTGTGATTGATTTTATTGATATGCCCATTGGCTGTGTTTGCCTGTCCAGTTCAGACTGTGTTGTTAACTATTTATGCGAAGTGGTACGCGATGAAGTGACTGACGAGGTGTGGGCCATTCGAGTTAACTTCCTGTCGCCCTTGAAATGA
- a CDS encoding elongation factor 1 (putative), whose amino-acid sequence MANTYDELYVPLSYYLLHNEGSQEGTASQQPGKKPCKKPVINKSSLIIDIKPYGEETNLDQVLKLVKEIEMEGLTWGKAHKKMPFAFGLFKLQVSCVIVDDLINTDELIEMIENVGLSEQDVKKKKELQELMEGEELDEEVEGLVQSAEIISFNKL is encoded by the exons atggcgaaCACATACGACGAGTTGTATGTACCTCTCAGCTACTACCTTCTACATAACGAAGGCAGTCAAGAGGGTACGGCTAGCCAGCAGCCGGGGAAAAAGCCATGCAAGAAACCAGTCATCAACAA GTCCTCCCTCATTATCGACATAAAGCCGTACGGAGAAGAAACCAACCTGGACCAAGTGTTAAAACTGGTGAAGGAAATCGAAATGGAAGGGCTGACATGGGGAAAGGCGCACAAAAAGATGCCCTTTGCATTTGGCCTCTTCAAGCTACAG gtTTCCTGCGTTATCGTGGACGACTTGATAAACACAGACGAACTGATCGAGATGATAGAAAATGTGGGGCTAAGTGAGCAGGAcgttaagaagaaaaaagagctTCAAGAATTGATGGAAGGTGAAGAGTTGGATGAGGAAGTCGAAGGACTCGTTCAGTCCGCCGAGATTATTTCCTTTAACAAATTGTAA
- a CDS encoding ABC transporter (putative), with amino-acid sequence MGEHIQNGGNHVGSNPNAGSLFDFLTDPTASSNTPETIKQNIIQLVKSVREENKTCFIFFNSSHMYCTYKINETESLKKLLYVLKRFRHILTYELKTIDIYYTYIYIYTYHEKKKLLKSIQDRDLRNLIKMDPLFYLFFDNVRYFNELNSKLSLLDHPPPPGGGRFGSPDLGYLRDIFLRGRSGTGGKGADQVEEPNYAAKEKPNYAANVKSNRTAQTKPNYASNAKPNYAENKKAPHLARRLANFLSTYVKPTLFLKLKKDLCNTSFYWYKFLVPIFLLSFGLLIIKCVSLFGKIENIQLDYSTISSNHLKTSTLNYHIIYTSEVKVTSKWANQWQERKWKNKQVNPMKQIKNVTPLQNGKRSRSDNPVHLAGSSFNYYNSTINSLLEKYCINEKINYIDELINENNLYEHVHNYLEKRSTQDKDISLGTYIFQINEKQIHHGDMDYTTDVEVNVNLFCNYTSIHSYAYYTNSAFNILAEFQRGMQHSGGARRNANQIDVINEPFPIKFHEYFLRDFYINMYVFLSIVIFFCVFFEKLRNEIDYRKIFENFHVHKYVHYLQILLLEYMYYLIYILLLFVILYVFQYREFVLPSFFLFLMLYGFNTFLSISLFSSLYLHSYILFVFVNFIFCGIISIVIYVLVILSYAYNNEVLMNLSHIFVCIFRILDSFSLSHVLNIRSLCLNMRRHMQQIDEDLISDTSRSRSYFEEQTHRGYLYGSYRDRLSSSLGGEQALGDGMLTSEALKGFCSDSNSFFNTTGDFLFLIVNCALYLLVLFYKLYSLNRHAGREAVSEAVSDAVSDTRSDTVSDTRSGRRREPRNQLPSDLQSSIDGESSDSAGRPRSTQKYAFAVRHFYLTNSEYKREERTEKKGFFKLLTWASRIFRFPQRTVATDTYRKFDEEMSEAGTKATFAIPDGKGKEASTGEGSSDGGTHSRESSSDGNHPPQEHTSGGLHADQKYILKDINVKMKPYKIYTFSSIFNNDLNVLYFFKFFFANGEGRRKKRIDGRHCVGGFRRGNLTGDYFSRGDRTGGYFSHGDPSHGDGREGPREAFAEATHTEDESDYKIVLIPNMTIYEHIKIILTYKKIALSNEELMYIIHLLMLTVNLRCDVHIKCNELSGGMKKKVELIINLLRNERIIFLYKLNDNIDFCSQIYINLILKNVLSMNEKGDREGEDENKMDYLLRGETSQWISRHSGGTNSKVNSPVDIIFTRDKKKTEECPISSNIQSVNEGIINAFIKDHILKIKFVPRNFAIYTHIYTDIFYYDYLYLFNQNEITYESCTKSMIRSFQDHYSFQVKLKGIDHAKVNEYIKVFFCTNKRACLRFCKVMRALAERGRGRSSNCGGNSSVNRSINRRNRGNRSNRNSDSDSDDRRNRRNHRDHRDHAAISFVEQNSKRNALNLYNLFCIFKTVKRSTNNLLPHRQKKKIKITYSVSPSFTEYSSTS; translated from the exons ATGGGGGAGCACATCCAAAATGGGGGTAACCACGTGGGGAGCAACCCCAATGCAGGCAGCCTGTTCGACTTCCTAACAGACCCCACTGCATCGAGTAACACCCCTGAGACGATCAAACAGAATATTATCCAATTGGTAAAAAGTGtgagagaagaaaataaaacatgcttcatatttttcaactCGAGTCACATGTACTGTACATACAAGATAAACGAGACAGAGTCACTAAAGAAACTGCTCTACGTCTTAAAACGGTTTAGACATATACTTACGTACGAGCTAAAAACAATAGACATTTACTACacgtatatttatatttacacatatcatgagaagaaaaagcttTTGAAAAGCATTCAAGATAGAGATCTTCGAAATTTGATTAAGATGGatcctcttttttatcttttttttgataatgtTAGATATTTTAATGAGTTGAATAGCAAGCTGTCCCTTTTGgatcatcctcctcctcctgggGGGGGTAGATTTGGTTCCCCTGATTTGGGCTACTTGAGGGATATCTTTTTAAGGGGGAGGAGTGGCACAGGCGGGAAGGGGGCAGACCAGGTGGAGGAGCCTAACTACGCCGCGAAAGAGAAGCCTAACTATGCCGCGAATGTGAAGTCTAACCGCACCGCTCAAACGAAGCCTAACTATGCCTCGAACGCGAAGCCTAACTATGCCGAGAACAAAAAAGCGCCCCACCTGGCCAGGCGCCTGGCCAACTTCCTCTCCACGTACGTCAAGCCGACCCTCTTCCTAAAGCTAAAGAAGGACCTCTGTAACACCAGCTTCTACTGGTACAAGTTCCTGGTGCcgatttttctcctttccttcgGCTTGCTCATAATCAAGTGTGTCTCTCTCTTTGGGAAAATTGAAAACATACAGTTGGATTACTCCACCATTTCTTCGAACCATTTGAAGACAAGCACACTCAACTACCACATTATTTACACCTCGGAG GTGAAGGTCACCTCCAAATGGGCCAACCAATGGCAGGAAAGaaagtggaaaaacaaacaggtGAATCCAATGAAGCAGATAAAGAATGTCACCCcgttgcaaaatggaaaacgaaGCAGGAGCGACAACCCCGTCCACTTGGCAGGAAGCTCTTTTAACTACTACAACAGCACGATAAACTCCCTTTTGGAGAAGTATTGCATAAACGAGAAAATTAACTACATTGACGAACtgataaatgaaaacaatTTGTATGAACACGTTCATAATTATTTGGAGAAGAGGTCAACACAGGATAAAGATATTTCTTTGGGCACCtatatatttcaaattaATGAGAAGCAGATCCATCACGGAGACATGGATTACACCACAGATGTGGAAGTTAACGTGAACCTATTTTGCAACTACACTTCGATACACTCGTATGCATACTACACCAACTCGGCGTTTAACATTCTGGCAGAATTTCAGAGAGGAATGCAGCACTCGGGTGGGGCGAGGCGCAACGCG AACCAAATCGACGTGATCAACGAGCCGTTCCCAATCAAATTCCACGAGTACTTCCTACGTGACTTCTACATCAACATGTACGTCTTCCTCTCCATTgttatctttttttgtgtcttcTTTGAAAAGCTACGTAACGAAATAGActacagaaaaattttcgaaaatttccatgtacataaatatgtgcatTATTTGCAAATTCTTCTTCTCGAATACATGTACTATCTGATTTATATCCTTCTCCTGTTTGTCATTCTTTACGTGTTTCAGTATCGCGagtttgttcttccttctttttttctattcctaATGCTGTACGGGTTCAACACGTTCCTTTCCATCTCtctcttttcttctctctACCTGCACAGTTATATCCTCTTTgtatttgttaattttattttttgtggtaTTATTAGTATAGTCATTTATGTCTTGGTCATCCTATCCTATGCCTACAACAACGAAGTGTTAATGAACCTATCGCACATCTtcgtttgcatttttcgtATTCTtgattctttttctctttcccaTGTGCTCAATATTAGAAGTTTATGTTTGAATATGAGACGTCACATGCAGCAGATTGATGAAGACCTAATCAGCGACACCTCCAGGAGTAGGAGCTACTTTGAAGAGCAGACACATCGAGGGTACCTATACGGAAGTTATCGAGATAGATTATCCTCCTCACTTGGAGGGGAACAGGCACTGGGTGATGGAATGCTCACATCCGAGGCTCTTAAAGGATTCTGCAGTGACTCCAACTCGTTCTTTAACACCACGGGGgattttctcttcctcatcGTCAACTGTGCGTTGTACCTCCTGGTGCTGTTTTACAAGCTGTACAGCCTCAACCGGCATGCGGGGAGGGAAGCGGTGAGCGAAGCGGTGAGTGATGCGGTGAGTGATACGCGGAGCGACACGGTGAGCGATACGCGGAGCGGTAGAAGAAGAGAACCCAGAAACCAATTGCCAAGTGACCTGCAGAGCAGCATCGATGGTGAATCGAGTGACAGCGCGGGAAGGCCCCGATCCACGCAGAAGTACGCCTTCGCAGTGAGACACTTCTACCTCACGAACAGCGAGTACAAGCGGGAAGAACGCACAGAGAAGAAAGGCTTCTTCAAACTGCTCACATGGGCAAGCAGGATTTTTAGGTTTCCCCAAAGAACCGTCGCCACAGATACGTATAGGAAATTCGACGAGGAAATGTCCGAGGCGGGCACCAAAGCAACTTTCGCGATACCCGATGGGAAAGGTAAAGAAGCATCAACGGGGGAGGGATCATCCGATGGGGGAACCCACAGCAGGGAAAGCAGTTCAGATGGGAACCACCCCCCCCAGGAACACACGAGTGGAGGCCTTCACGCAGACCAGAAGTACATCCTCAAAGATATCAACGTCAAAATGAAGCCCTACAAGATATACACCTTTTCCTCTATATTTAACAACGACCTGAATGTGCTATACTTtttcaagttttttttcgccaacggggaaggaaggagaaaaaagcgcATCGATGGACGACACTGTGTGGGTGGCTTCAGACGTGGTAACCTCACAGGGGACTACTTCTCACGTGGTGACCGCACAGGTGGCTACTTCTCACATGGTGACCCCTCACATGGTGACGGGAGGGAGGGCCCTCGAGAAGCCTTCGCCGAGGCGACGCACACAGAAGACGAAAGCGATTACAAAATCGTCCTTATCCCAAACATGACAATATATgaacacataaaaataatattaacatacaaaaaaattgctctcAGTAATGAGGAGCTTATGTATATTATTCACTTGCTGATGCTGACTGTCAATCTGCGTTGtgatgtacatataaaatgcAACGAACTGAGTGGAggtatgaagaaaaaagtggagtTAATCATCAACCTGCTTCGAAACGAAcgaattattttcctctaCAAGCTAAATGACAATATCGACTTTTGCTCgcaaatttatataaatctcattttgaagaatgTACTGTCGATGAACGAGAAGGGAGAtcgagaaggggaagacgagaacaaaatggactATCTACTCAGGGGAGAGACATCTCAATGGATCAGTCGCCATTCTGGAGGAACAAACAGTAAAGTGAACAGCCCAGTTGACATAATCTTCACacgagataaaaaaaaaacggaggagtGTCCCATATCATCCAACATCCAAAGTGTTAACGAAGGAATAATTAATGCATTCATAAAGGACCATATATTGAAGATAAAATTTGTGCCAAgaaattttgcaatttacacacatatatatacagatattttttattatgactATCTGTACTTGTTTAATCAGAATGAAATTACTTATGAGAGTTGCACGAAGAGTATGATACGGAGCTTCCAGGACCATTACTCCTTTCAAGTGAAGCTGAAGGGGATTGACCATGCTAAGGTTAATGAATACATAAaggtttttttctgtacGAATAAGCGCGCGTGCCTTAGGTTTTGCAAAGTGATGCGGGCGCTCGCGGAGCGTGGCCGAGGGCGTAGCAGCAACTGTGGCGGCAACAGTAGCGTCAACCGCAGCATCAACCGAAGAAATCGCGGCAACCGAAGCAACCGCAACAGCGACAGCGACAGTGACGACCGCCGCAACCGCCGCAACCACCGCGACCACCGCGACCACGCCGCCATCTCCTTCGTCGAGCAAAACTCCAAAAGAAACGCACTCAACCTGTACAACCTCTTCTGCATTTTCAAAACAGTCAAGAGAAGCACAAACAACCTCCTGCCCCAccgccagaaaaaaaaaataaaaataacttaCTCAGTCTCACCAAGTTTCACAGAGTACTCCTCAACCTCATAA
- a CDS encoding hypothetical protein (putative), producing MILAERKKELEIGTYQKEVHEELQAAYEQDKFAKYANEEKFDTFICEGNKNSAGGIAVVEESHVKCWRDEKKNCGVVYRSMDAVMSFKKFAGKEINLQREDSDDEESILGMEKLKRLMVKGRSKNRRDSDGDGDGDSLWVRKTITRKIDMRNRENASSSDDDMTELFLSFVQLRDNFGELANLVGISDLRLGNKKSHLDGHIKGCVTSGGKGQKECGKTNGYILPNFELNEREDDTVHHDKYVSFRQRNIYRMLQELQAKVEKYEWVLTEGCSHVKGSEDQGQSVGQTLLSIAMFLNLCMNDNMGKRILNYIYLQRIEIKKCKEYLVSLNKGRSLDLFCSHVESVTKGVPREEDPAIFVDKLFRIDLTEHNEQVLTLYKRLLQSELGVDAMLREMETVNGTLGRICQNWEGGLGKKRRE from the exons ATGATTCTagcggaaaggaagaaggagctCGAAATCGGTACCTACCAAAAAGAAGTGCACGAAGAACTACAAGCGGCATATGAACAGGACAAGTTTGCTAAATAtgcaaatgaagaaaaatttgatacCTTTATATGTGAAGGGAATAAAAACAGTGCAGGTGGCATAGCAGTGGTGGAAGAGAGTCATGTGAAGTGTTGGAGGGATGAGAAGAAGAACTGCGGAGTTGTATACAGAAGCATGGACGCGGTCatgtcttttaaaaaatttgcaggaAAGGAGATTAACCTTCAAAGGGAAGACAGTGACGATGAGGAATCCATTTTGGGGATGGAAAAACTAAAGCGGTTAATGGtcaagggaagaagcaagaATAGACGTGATAGTGATGGTGATGGTGATGGTGATAGTCTTTGG GTAAGGAAAACCATTACGAGAAAAATTGACATGAGGAATAGGGAAAATGCTTCCTCATCTGATGATGACATGACGGAACTATTTTTAAGCTTCGTTCAGCTCCGTGATAACTTTGGTGAACTAGCAAACCTAGTGGGAATATCAGACCTACGCTTGGGAAATAAGAAGAGCCATTTGGATGGACACATAAAAGGGTGTGTTACCTCcggggggaaggggcaaaaggaatgtggaaaaacaaatggtTACATCTTACCAAATTTTGAACTTAACGAAAGGGAAGATGATACGGTACACCATGACAAGTATGTCTCCTTTAGGCAGAGGAACATATACAGGATGTTGCAGGAGTTGCAAGCCAAAGTGGAGAAGTACGAATGGGTGCTGACAGAAGGGTGTTCACATGTAAAGGGGAGTGAAGACCAAGGCCAAAGCGTAGGTCAGACTTTGCTATCCATAGCTATGTTCCTAAATCTATGCATGAATGATAATATGGGGAAGAGaattttgaattatatttatttacaaaggatagaaataaagaaatgcaAAGAGTACTTGGTAAGTTTGAACAAGGGGAGGTCGCTGGACTTGTTTTGTTCCCATGTTGAATCTGTCACCAAGGGAGTCCCTCGCGAAGAAGACCCCGCTATCTTTGTGGATAAGCTCTTTCGTATTGACCTGACTGAACACAACGAACAGGTGTTGACTCTGTACAAGCGGCTGCTACAGAGCGAGCTGGGGGTCGACGCGATGTTGCGCGAGATGGAAACGGTGAATGGTACTCTTGGGAGGATATGCCAGAATTGGGAGGGGGGATTAGGCAAAAAGAGGCGAGAGTAG